Proteins found in one Halobaculum sp. MBLA0147 genomic segment:
- a CDS encoding translation initiation factor IF-2 subunit beta, producing the protein MDYDDMLDRAVEETPDIEESGSRFEVPDPDVRQEGNVTVVENYQSIVDTLSRDEEAVLKFLQNELGTAAHIDESGRARLTGGFKQRRVGDALDAYTEGFVICPECGLPDTKLVTQKGAEMLRCDACGALSSTQS; encoded by the coding sequence ATGGATTACGACGACATGCTCGACCGGGCAGTCGAGGAGACGCCCGACATCGAGGAGAGTGGTTCGCGGTTCGAGGTCCCCGATCCGGACGTGCGCCAGGAGGGGAACGTGACCGTCGTGGAGAACTACCAGTCGATCGTCGACACCCTCTCGCGCGACGAGGAGGCCGTCCTGAAGTTCCTCCAGAACGAGCTGGGGACGGCCGCACACATCGACGAGAGTGGCCGCGCACGACTCACCGGCGGGTTCAAACAGCGTCGCGTCGGCGACGCCCTGGACGCCTACACGGAGGGGTTCGTCATCTGTCCGGAGTGTGGACTCCCGGACACCAAGTTGGTCACACAGAAGGGCGCCGAGATGCTGCGGTGTGACGCCTGCGGTGCGCTGTCGAGCACGCAGTCGTGA